One Desulforhopalus sp. DNA segment encodes these proteins:
- a CDS encoding methyltransferase domain-containing protein: protein MSIQDLSDRSSKTYDRDRRRLIPCYDDFYSIPLEIIPFLPDRELRILDLGAGTGLLSAAIAALYPRALLTLVDLAPEMLRVAEARFAPGDSGRLTFQVMDYGSEPLKGTYDLIISALSIHHLGGSKKRELFQKVHDALEPGGLFINADQVLGENAVAESICTRIWLQKVRASGITENALSEALERMRENHMSPLSSQLDWLEMAGFNDIITWYRYYNFVVYSGTKPLPA, encoded by the coding sequence GTGAGCATACAAGATCTCTCTGACCGAAGTTCCAAAACCTATGACCGCGACCGTCGGCGGTTAATCCCGTGTTACGACGATTTCTACTCTATTCCCTTGGAAATCATCCCCTTTCTTCCAGATCGCGAATTGCGTATCCTCGATCTCGGAGCCGGCACCGGCCTTTTGAGCGCTGCCATTGCGGCGCTCTATCCACGGGCCCTGCTCACCCTAGTCGACCTTGCCCCTGAAATGCTGCGCGTCGCCGAGGCAAGATTTGCACCTGGCGACAGTGGTCGATTGACATTCCAGGTCATGGACTACGGCAGTGAACCCCTGAAAGGCACCTACGATTTGATTATCTCCGCCCTCTCAATCCACCACCTGGGCGGCAGCAAGAAGAGAGAGTTATTTCAGAAAGTCCACGACGCACTCGAACCGGGTGGACTTTTTATTAACGCCGACCAGGTACTTGGCGAAAATGCGGTGGCCGAAAGTATCTGTACCCGGATCTGGCTGCAAAAGGTGCGGGCTAGCGGTATCACAGAAAATGCGCTGAGCGAGGCCCTTGAGCGTATGCGAGAAAACCACATGTCCCCTCTTTCCAGCCAGCTCGACTGGCTAGAAATGGCCGGCTTTAACGATATCATCACCTGGTACCGATATTATAACTTCGTTGTTTATTCGGGCACAAAGCCTCTGCCAGCCTGA
- a CDS encoding NAD-dependent malic enzyme, with protein MYKISYEKDDIVIRFDKELADSEVLSRFLGHISLQSMLKKSKDTETTKKLREKNRLSTFPSGFNLIRDPALNKGTAFTIEEREALGLTGLLPPRVHTIDEQVERVLWNLRKKSTDMERYIFLTGLQDRNKTLFYRVIVDNIEDLMPIIYTPTVGQACLEYGHIFRRPRGIYITTNDKGRVAELLGNWHKKDIRVIVVTDGERILGLGDLGADGMGIPVGKLALYTACGGIHPSLSLPVTIDVGTNNQTLLNDPLYIGNKHPRIRGEEYDDLIEEFVLAVQQVFPGAMIQFEDFANANAFKLLQRYRDQICCFNDDIQGTASVTVSGLFSTLRITESRLTDQKFLFLGAGEAGIGTGDLLVSALMEEGLSREEARTHCWFFDSKGLVVKARTDLKGHKLDYAHDHECATDFLAAVESLRPTAIIGVSGQAGRFTKEVLEAMARINERPVVFSLSNPTSKAECTAEEAYTHTAGQAIFASGSPFGQVMVNGKRLVPGQGNNVYIFPGVGMGVLASGASLVTDEMFLVAARTLAMEVSETDLRVGRVYPPLPRIREVSLAVAVAVADVAYAKGLASRPRPVDLPAFIESLMYEPEYQPYV; from the coding sequence ATGTATAAAATTTCATATGAAAAAGATGATATTGTCATTCGCTTTGACAAAGAACTGGCAGACAGTGAAGTGTTGTCGAGGTTTCTCGGGCACATCAGCCTCCAGTCAATGTTAAAGAAAAGCAAGGACACGGAAACCACCAAGAAGCTCAGAGAAAAAAATCGCCTCAGCACCTTCCCCTCTGGGTTCAACCTCATTCGCGACCCGGCCTTGAACAAGGGCACCGCTTTCACCATCGAAGAGCGCGAAGCATTAGGCCTGACCGGTCTCCTTCCACCACGGGTCCATACCATTGACGAACAGGTTGAACGGGTATTGTGGAATCTCCGCAAGAAATCCACCGATATGGAGCGGTATATCTTTCTTACCGGTCTCCAGGATCGCAACAAGACGTTGTTCTATCGTGTTATTGTTGATAATATCGAGGACCTGATGCCCATTATCTACACCCCTACAGTGGGGCAGGCATGTCTCGAATACGGGCATATTTTTAGACGTCCCCGTGGTATTTATATCACCACCAACGACAAAGGCAGAGTAGCCGAACTGCTAGGCAACTGGCACAAAAAAGATATCAGGGTAATTGTCGTGACCGATGGCGAGCGTATTCTCGGCCTTGGCGACCTTGGCGCTGATGGCATGGGGATTCCTGTCGGCAAATTGGCCCTTTACACTGCCTGTGGCGGAATCCACCCATCGCTCAGCCTGCCCGTCACCATTGATGTAGGAACCAACAATCAAACCCTCCTGAACGATCCGCTCTACATCGGCAATAAACACCCGCGCATACGTGGCGAAGAGTACGATGATCTGATCGAAGAGTTCGTGCTGGCGGTGCAGCAGGTATTCCCCGGAGCAATGATTCAGTTCGAGGACTTTGCCAACGCCAATGCCTTCAAATTGCTGCAGAGGTATCGGGACCAAATCTGTTGCTTCAATGACGATATCCAGGGAACCGCCTCGGTAACGGTTTCAGGTCTTTTCTCCACCCTGCGGATTACCGAAAGTCGTCTGACTGACCAGAAATTTCTTTTCCTCGGGGCGGGGGAAGCTGGTATCGGCACAGGCGATCTGCTGGTTTCGGCCCTGATGGAAGAAGGCCTTTCCCGGGAAGAAGCGCGAACCCATTGCTGGTTTTTCGATTCCAAAGGACTGGTGGTCAAGGCCCGAACCGACTTGAAAGGGCATAAACTCGACTACGCCCACGACCATGAATGTGCCACTGATTTCCTGGCCGCTGTTGAATCCCTCAGGCCAACTGCGATTATCGGAGTCTCCGGCCAAGCTGGACGGTTTACCAAAGAGGTACTTGAAGCAATGGCGCGAATCAACGAACGTCCTGTAGTGTTTTCCCTGTCGAATCCTACTTCCAAGGCCGAATGTACCGCTGAAGAAGCCTATACCCATACCGCCGGACAGGCAATCTTTGCCAGCGGCAGCCCCTTCGGTCAGGTGATGGTCAATGGCAAGCGACTGGTTCCCGGGCAGGGGAATAATGTTTACATCTTCCCGGGGGTCGGCATGGGAGTCTTGGCCAGCGGAGCTTCACTCGTCACCGACGAGATGTTCCTTGTGGCGGCCCGAACCCTAGCTATGGAAGTGTCCGAGACGGATCTACGTGTCGGCCGCGTGTATCCGCCCCTTCCTAGAATCAGGGAGGTGTCTCTGGCGGTGGCAGTTGCCGTCGCCGACGTTGCTTATGCGAAAGGGCTCGCATCCAGGCCAAGACCGGTCGATCTGCCGGCCTTTATCGAAAGTCTGATGTACGAACCGGAGTATCAGCCATACGTGTAA
- a CDS encoding GtrA family protein, whose translation MEVSNMILDNPALLQFIKYALAGGLATVTHITIFHLIAWKIFPSLQERDHAVRLFNLAIHKVNVTTRARNSMIGNFIAFLVANMVAYITNILFVFQAGKYPIVIEILLFYAVSGISAFLGTMLMGILIKRFGLLTTYAFVANIFTSVMINYAVRKFFIFQG comes from the coding sequence ATGGAAGTCAGTAACATGATCCTGGATAATCCGGCCCTCCTGCAGTTCATCAAGTACGCCCTGGCAGGCGGCCTTGCCACTGTTACTCATATCACTATATTTCACCTTATCGCCTGGAAAATCTTTCCTTCATTGCAGGAAAGAGACCATGCAGTTCGATTATTCAACTTAGCCATCCACAAAGTCAACGTCACCACCAGGGCCCGCAACTCGATGATCGGCAACTTCATCGCCTTTCTTGTAGCCAATATGGTGGCCTATATCACCAACATTCTCTTTGTCTTTCAGGCTGGAAAATATCCTATTGTTATCGAAATCCTGTTATTTTACGCTGTTTCGGGAATAAGTGCCTTCCTGGGAACCATGCTGATGGGCATTCTCATCAAACGTTTCGGCCTGCTCACGACCTATGCCTTTGTCGCCAACATCTTCACGTCGGTAATGATCAACTACGCGGTGCGGAAGTTTTTCATTTTCCAAGGATAG
- a CDS encoding CBS domain-containing protein translates to MQKARDIMTSNVITVTPETSVTDLARLLAAQNIGGVPVVDGSGGLLGVVTESDLIDQTKRIHIPTVVAILDSLIFLERPNKMEKDIRKFAGATVADIYSKNPLTVDEDTPLDELATIMAEKNVHTLPVLREGKLVGVIGKGDIIRTLAS, encoded by the coding sequence ATGCAGAAAGCCAGGGACATCATGACCAGCAACGTGATAACCGTAACTCCTGAGACTTCGGTCACAGATCTCGCGCGACTCCTTGCTGCGCAAAATATTGGTGGGGTGCCGGTTGTCGACGGTTCAGGTGGTCTTTTGGGGGTGGTCACTGAGAGTGATTTGATCGATCAAACGAAAAGAATCCATATCCCGACCGTCGTCGCTATTCTGGATTCCCTGATATTTCTTGAGCGGCCTAATAAAATGGAAAAAGATATCCGCAAATTTGCTGGTGCAACGGTTGCAGATATCTACTCCAAGAATCCGCTGACGGTCGACGAGGATACCCCGCTAGATGAGTTGGCAACCATCATGGCGGAAAAGAATGTCCATACCTTGCCGGTTTTACGGGAGGGAAAATTAGTCGGAGTAATCGGCAAAGGAGACATCATCAGGACTTTGGCTTCATAG
- a CDS encoding dodecin family protein: MSESVYKIIELVGSSPVSWEEAAKNAVNSAGLSLRDLRIAEVMTLDMKIENNEPAIFRARVKLSFKLLSD, translated from the coding sequence ATGTCTGAGAGTGTTTACAAGATCATTGAACTGGTTGGATCAAGTCCTGTGTCTTGGGAAGAGGCTGCAAAAAATGCCGTTAATTCAGCGGGGCTTAGCCTACGTGACCTGCGCATCGCTGAGGTTATGACTCTCGATATGAAGATTGAGAATAATGAGCCGGCGATATTTCGGGCGAGGGTTAAGCTCTCCTTTAAGCTCCTTTCCGATTAG
- the gcvH gene encoding glycine cleavage system protein GcvH: MKELSELIFSEEVRYTEDHEWVTTSGATLKVGISDYAQDQLGDIVFVEMPEAGATFAKGDQFGTLESVKAVSELYLPIGGEIVAVNEALGDAPELINQDSYSNWIVEIKPADSSELDQLLTADAYRTLLKG, translated from the coding sequence ATGAAGGAACTGAGTGAGCTGATTTTTAGTGAGGAAGTGCGTTATACCGAGGATCACGAGTGGGTGACCACCAGTGGCGCCACCCTCAAGGTCGGGATAAGTGATTATGCTCAGGATCAACTGGGGGATATCGTCTTTGTTGAGATGCCCGAAGCAGGGGCGACCTTTGCCAAAGGAGACCAGTTCGGTACCCTCGAATCGGTCAAGGCGGTATCCGAACTCTACCTGCCGATCGGCGGCGAGATCGTGGCGGTGAACGAGGCCCTTGGCGATGCCCCGGAATTGATCAATCAGGATTCCTACAGCAACTGGATTGTCGAGATCAAACCTGCCGACAGCAGTGAGCTTGACCAACTTTTAACCGCTGATGCCTATCGTACCCTTCTCAAAGGATAA
- a CDS encoding flavodoxin domain-containing protein, which produces MKKALIAYHSRTGKTEAMANYIGEGLRFCAIEVAVKKISEIDNELDIVGYDAYIFGCPTYHKDMTGGMKQFLFKAELANLVGKIGGAFGSHTHSGESAPMLFDTMMYVFKMDMTDLGPLKLTEDMVGNTEGIKACQDYGKSLGEKLARH; this is translated from the coding sequence ATGAAGAAAGCACTCATCGCCTACCACAGTCGCACCGGCAAAACCGAGGCAATGGCCAATTACATCGGAGAGGGATTGCGGTTCTGCGCCATTGAAGTGGCAGTGAAGAAAATCTCGGAGATTGACAACGAACTGGATATAGTTGGTTACGACGCCTACATCTTCGGCTGTCCGACCTATCACAAAGATATGACCGGGGGAATGAAGCAGTTCCTCTTTAAGGCCGAACTCGCCAACCTCGTTGGCAAAATCGGTGGTGCCTTTGGTTCGCACACCCATAGCGGTGAAAGCGCGCCAATGCTCTTTGATACCATGATGTATGTTTTTAAAATGGATATGACCGACCTCGGACCGCTCAAACTTACCGAGGATATGGTTGGCAACACGGAAGGCATCAAGGCCTGTCAGGACTATGGCAAGTCCCTTGGCGAGAAGTTGGCAAGGCACTGA
- a CDS encoding MipA/OmpV family protein yields MGKGNKFLLVGLSAALWCSGVYASESSTPPVEKLPLYEYGIVGLGATIPHYTGSDEYQVYAFPAPYFVYRGEVLKADREGIRGIFWQSKKVEMDISMNGNPPAGDNKAREGMDDLDALGEIGPAVNFYFYEYGERDSLFLQADLRAAFSFDFEDGLDMGYEGYVSDLTLIFRDSRIFKEEKIRFHLSTGIRFADAEMHSYFYDVARDEVTVNRQYYKADGGYSGLQLSGSITKELTSSFWVSAYGRWINSSGAAFEDSPLVETHNNYIIGAMLVWKWGESESLEP; encoded by the coding sequence ATGGGTAAAGGAAATAAGTTTCTACTGGTTGGGTTGTCTGCGGCACTTTGGTGCTCAGGGGTATACGCAAGTGAATCGTCGACTCCGCCGGTGGAAAAACTGCCGCTTTACGAGTATGGAATTGTTGGTTTGGGGGCCACCATCCCGCATTACACAGGGTCGGATGAATATCAGGTCTATGCCTTTCCCGCGCCATATTTTGTTTACCGGGGCGAGGTATTAAAGGCAGATCGAGAAGGGATTCGCGGCATTTTCTGGCAGTCGAAGAAAGTTGAAATGGATATCTCCATGAACGGAAACCCTCCAGCAGGAGATAACAAGGCCAGAGAAGGTATGGATGACCTCGACGCCCTGGGTGAAATTGGTCCAGCAGTCAATTTCTATTTCTACGAATACGGAGAGAGGGACTCTCTCTTTCTCCAGGCAGATCTGCGGGCGGCGTTTTCCTTTGATTTTGAAGACGGACTCGATATGGGGTATGAAGGGTACGTATCAGATTTAACGTTGATATTCAGGGACTCGAGGATCTTCAAGGAAGAGAAAATTCGCTTTCATCTCAGTACCGGAATACGCTTTGCCGATGCCGAGATGCATAGCTACTTCTACGATGTTGCTCGTGATGAGGTCACGGTAAACAGGCAATACTACAAGGCGGATGGTGGCTATAGCGGGTTACAACTGTCCGGAAGTATCACCAAGGAGTTGACCTCCAGTTTTTGGGTCAGCGCTTACGGCAGATGGATAAACAGTAGCGGTGCGGCCTTTGAGGATAGCCCTCTCGTCGAAACCCACAACAACTATATTATTGGCGCTATGCTGGTTTGGAAATGGGGGGAATCGGAATCCCTTGAGCCATAA
- a CDS encoding polymer-forming cytoskeletal protein, with amino-acid sequence MIHEYESIITKQMVISGRVECRGRVVLEGALEGSFSGQDLDIRETGRVAGDIAAKVISCAGHMEGSVITESLTLLRTGRHVGTVETIKLAVEPGAILDCALQSGAARGNGPVVCATVGTVQPVVDLSPLLTAFREGIRPCCMDVPWSERLEMYSQLLELLEKGKHLVKVTGESGSGKSQLIEKLRQALPAFYEVLLVKDLSGSVIAILQEVAAGLKISGYSEASQSELLSQIKAVLGDKRRAGRRVVLLVDDVEQMYPAAMEGMIRSLTNAYDHENGEEMLQIVLVGTKEMDSKMVATTTEYFEDETNCQLHLEPLNIKDTADYLRFCLQLAAGGGGGYSTALFPYETIRKIHALSHGNIAAINRLADKALRNAHASGASEVFAKFL; translated from the coding sequence ATGATTCATGAATATGAAAGTATAATAACCAAACAGATGGTTATCTCCGGGCGGGTAGAGTGTCGTGGCCGGGTGGTTCTCGAAGGGGCGCTAGAGGGTTCATTCTCCGGCCAGGATCTTGATATTCGGGAAACCGGAAGGGTGGCCGGAGACATTGCCGCCAAGGTGATCAGTTGCGCCGGCCACATGGAAGGGTCGGTCATTACCGAGTCCTTGACCTTGCTGCGAACCGGTCGCCATGTCGGGACGGTGGAGACCATAAAGCTTGCCGTTGAACCCGGGGCTATTCTTGATTGTGCTTTGCAAAGTGGTGCAGCACGTGGCAACGGCCCGGTTGTATGCGCTACCGTCGGTACAGTGCAGCCTGTGGTTGACCTTAGCCCCTTACTTACAGCCTTTCGAGAAGGTATCAGGCCTTGCTGCATGGATGTTCCTTGGTCGGAACGTCTTGAAATGTATAGCCAGCTTCTGGAGCTTCTTGAAAAAGGTAAACACCTTGTCAAGGTCACCGGCGAATCGGGTAGCGGCAAATCACAGTTGATCGAAAAGCTGCGGCAGGCCTTGCCGGCGTTTTATGAGGTTCTTCTTGTTAAGGACCTGAGTGGATCGGTTATTGCCATTCTGCAGGAAGTCGCGGCTGGTCTGAAAATTTCTGGTTATTCTGAGGCATCCCAGTCTGAACTGTTGAGTCAAATTAAGGCCGTTCTTGGTGACAAGAGGCGGGCCGGTCGGCGGGTGGTGCTCCTGGTAGATGATGTCGAACAGATGTATCCCGCCGCCATGGAAGGGATGATTCGATCTCTAACTAATGCCTATGATCACGAGAATGGCGAGGAGATGCTACAGATTGTCCTCGTCGGTACCAAGGAAATGGACAGTAAAATGGTTGCAACCACGACTGAATATTTCGAAGACGAGACCAATTGCCAGCTCCATCTTGAACCACTGAACATCAAAGATACTGCTGATTATCTCCGTTTCTGCCTGCAACTTGCTGCGGGCGGCGGGGGCGGCTACTCAACTGCCCTTTTTCCCTATGAAACCATTCGCAAGATTCATGCCTTGAGCCATGGTAATATTGCGGCCATCAATCGCCTTGCCGATAAAGCCTTGCGCAATGCCCACGCCTCTGGGGCATCGGAAGTGTTTGCCAAATTCCTCTAA
- a CDS encoding aminomethyltransferase family protein translates to MDNPKKTVLHGWHVEQGANMASFGNYDMPLWYKTGAKAEHLAVIQAAGIFDTSHMAVVAVRGQGARELLQLCLCKDLRTCVGKEKTPLVAGRCVYGVFLDDDGTVIDDAILYQLQAESFMVVVNAGMGGVVAGHLQKHASSPDVVINDLTDKVGKMDIQGPLAAAILQKVLVDPGGVFHQLPYFSFKGGFGTFATDCPQTLVDGTPVLVSRTGYTGEFGFELFVAIDRLLPLWLMLLEAGRESGLLACGLAARDSLRAGAVLPLSHQDIGAWPFLHNPWQFALAWNDGRTGFTKDFIGAAALLKTSWRKYTLAFAGFDPRKINAGEGNWVTNEAGEPIGTILTCTTDMAIGRVDGVIVSVADNKDFPAKGLCCGFVLLDRNCAPGERVVLTDGKRKIAVEIRADIRPNRTARRPMDKMLA, encoded by the coding sequence ATGGACAATCCAAAGAAAACGGTATTGCATGGCTGGCATGTCGAGCAGGGGGCAAATATGGCCTCTTTTGGCAATTACGATATGCCACTGTGGTATAAAACCGGCGCCAAGGCCGAGCATCTGGCGGTTATCCAGGCGGCTGGCATTTTTGATACCAGCCATATGGCAGTGGTAGCGGTGCGCGGCCAGGGAGCTAGAGAGCTCCTGCAGCTGTGTCTCTGCAAGGACCTTCGTACCTGCGTCGGCAAGGAAAAAACACCTCTGGTTGCCGGGAGATGTGTGTACGGAGTGTTTCTTGACGATGATGGAACGGTCATCGACGACGCCATCCTCTATCAGTTACAGGCCGAATCCTTTATGGTGGTGGTGAATGCCGGTATGGGCGGGGTTGTTGCCGGCCATCTGCAGAAGCACGCAAGCAGCCCCGATGTGGTTATTAATGACCTGACCGACAAGGTCGGCAAAATGGATATTCAGGGGCCGTTGGCGGCGGCGATTTTACAGAAAGTCCTGGTCGACCCCGGGGGTGTTTTTCACCAGTTGCCCTACTTTTCCTTTAAAGGCGGTTTTGGGACATTCGCAACCGATTGTCCACAGACCCTGGTCGACGGCACGCCGGTGCTTGTATCGCGTACCGGCTATACCGGCGAATTTGGCTTTGAACTCTTTGTCGCCATCGATCGGCTTCTCCCTCTTTGGTTAATGCTTCTGGAGGCAGGGCGGGAGAGCGGGCTGCTGGCCTGCGGTCTTGCCGCTCGGGATTCGCTTCGAGCGGGAGCGGTACTGCCTCTTTCCCATCAGGATATCGGGGCATGGCCGTTCTTGCACAACCCCTGGCAATTCGCACTTGCCTGGAATGATGGAAGGACTGGGTTTACCAAGGATTTTATTGGTGCTGCCGCGTTGTTGAAGACCTCATGGCGGAAGTACACCCTTGCCTTTGCCGGGTTTGATCCGCGAAAGATCAATGCCGGTGAGGGGAATTGGGTGACGAACGAGGCCGGCGAGCCCATCGGTACCATCTTGACCTGCACCACCGATATGGCCATTGGTCGGGTGGACGGAGTGATAGTCAGTGTTGCCGACAATAAGGACTTCCCGGCCAAAGGGTTATGCTGTGGTTTCGTGTTGCTGGACCGGAACTGCGCTCCTGGTGAAAGGGTTGTCCTGACCGATGGAAAAAGAAAGATAGCCGTTGAAATACGAGCGGATATTCGTCCGAATAGAACTGCCAGAAGGCCAATGGACAAGATGCTGGCTTGA
- the gcvPA gene encoding aminomethyl-transferring glycine dehydrogenase subunit GcvPA: protein MRYLPHTDDEIQEMLAVVGRKSLDELFCSVPDACRFVGDMDLPPSMDEWQLTDHVGQLAAAMQVNHTYKVLIGAGSYHHHIPETIRTIMSRSEFLTAYTPYQPEMAQGTLQGIFEYQTLTSRLLGMDVTNASIYDGASALAEGLLMGLRIAKKKVRVAVSAAVHPHYREVARAYLSPTCYEMVELPVGPDGRTDLSGLAGLGELAAVAIQSPNFFGVVEDLTGLGKTIHAAGALFITAFTEPLAYGLLKNPGDCGADIVCGEGQSFGLSRSFGGAALGMFACRDEFVRNMPGRLVGKTQDLDGKRGFVLTLSTREQHIRREKATSNICSNQGICTLIAAMYMASLGGSGLSELARLNYSKAEYLKAQFRAKGAKIVFDSPTFNEFVVEFQEDFRPAYHRLLAKKIVAGLDLGRYYPEHAGRYLFCATETASKEVLDAVAGEVRS from the coding sequence ATGCGCTACTTACCGCATACCGATGATGAAATTCAGGAAATGCTGGCGGTTGTGGGGCGAAAGAGTCTCGACGAGTTGTTCTGTTCGGTACCGGATGCCTGCCGCTTTGTCGGAGACATGGATCTGCCCCCGTCGATGGATGAGTGGCAATTAACCGATCATGTCGGGCAACTGGCGGCGGCGATGCAGGTTAATCACACCTATAAAGTTCTCATCGGTGCCGGCAGTTATCACCACCATATCCCGGAGACCATCCGGACGATTATGAGCCGCTCCGAGTTTCTCACCGCCTATACCCCGTACCAGCCGGAGATGGCCCAAGGCACCCTGCAGGGCATCTTCGAATACCAGACACTGACCTCCCGATTGCTCGGCATGGATGTCACCAATGCCTCAATCTACGACGGCGCCTCAGCACTCGCCGAAGGCTTGCTGATGGGACTGCGGATAGCCAAGAAAAAGGTTCGGGTGGCGGTCTCTGCCGCTGTCCATCCCCATTACCGGGAGGTCGCCAGGGCCTATCTTTCTCCAACCTGTTACGAAATGGTCGAGCTGCCGGTTGGGCCCGATGGCCGGACCGACCTCAGTGGTCTTGCCGGGCTTGGTGAGCTTGCGGCGGTGGCGATCCAGTCGCCAAATTTCTTTGGGGTGGTCGAGGATCTTACCGGGTTGGGCAAAACGATCCATGCCGCTGGGGCGCTCTTTATCACCGCCTTTACCGAGCCTCTGGCCTACGGTTTACTTAAAAATCCCGGGGATTGCGGTGCCGATATCGTCTGTGGCGAGGGCCAGAGTTTTGGGCTGTCACGGTCCTTTGGCGGGGCGGCCCTTGGCATGTTTGCCTGCCGCGACGAATTTGTTCGCAATATGCCGGGTCGTTTGGTCGGCAAGACCCAGGACCTCGACGGCAAACGCGGTTTTGTCTTGACGCTCTCCACCCGCGAGCAGCATATCCGCCGGGAAAAGGCCACCTCGAATATCTGCTCCAACCAGGGGATCTGCACCTTGATCGCCGCCATGTATATGGCCTCGCTGGGTGGTTCGGGTCTCAGTGAACTGGCTCGACTTAATTACAGCAAGGCCGAATATCTCAAGGCCCAGTTTCGCGCCAAGGGGGCGAAGATCGTCTTTGATTCTCCGACCTTTAATGAATTTGTCGTTGAATTCCAGGAGGATTTTCGGCCGGCATACCACCGCTTGCTCGCAAAAAAAATTGTCGCTGGTCTCGACCTGGGAAGATACTATCCGGAACATGCCGGTCGGTACCTTTTCTGTGCCACGGAAACGGCTTCAAAAGAGGTGCTGGACGCAGTCGCAGGGGAGGTGAGGTCATGA
- a CDS encoding NlpC/P60 family protein, whose product MDGGAGMMLGARDTERRCRTFNISYLLVIISFVLSIQGCATKVHVTYVPQQRRVLAAEAPVVANTNILQLKQHYEKWRGTPYVDGGMSPSGIDCSGFTLLAYRDLFGVSLPRTAIEQAESGREVSRAALRTGDLVFFNTGRAKKHVGIYLAEDQFVHASLSKGVTLSSLDDSYWQEKYWQARRLQAPPMNQYKQGAPVFAAYRR is encoded by the coding sequence ATGGATGGCGGGGCAGGGATGATGCTCGGTGCAAGGGATACAGAGAGAAGGTGCCGGACTTTTAATATTAGCTATCTACTTGTAATAATATCTTTTGTTTTGTCGATTCAGGGCTGCGCGACAAAGGTTCATGTGACCTATGTTCCGCAACAACGGCGGGTCCTCGCAGCCGAGGCGCCTGTGGTTGCCAATACAAATATCCTCCAGCTGAAACAGCATTATGAAAAATGGCGGGGAACGCCCTATGTAGATGGCGGGATGTCACCTTCGGGTATCGACTGCTCGGGGTTCACCCTCCTTGCTTACCGGGATTTGTTTGGTGTGTCGTTGCCGAGAACGGCGATTGAGCAGGCTGAAAGTGGCAGAGAGGTTTCAAGAGCTGCCTTGCGGACCGGAGATTTGGTCTTCTTCAACACTGGGCGAGCCAAGAAACATGTGGGTATTTACCTGGCCGAAGACCAGTTTGTGCACGCATCCCTTTCAAAGGGGGTAACCCTTTCCAGTCTAGACGATTCCTATTGGCAGGAAAAATATTGGCAGGCCAGGCGGTTACAGGCACCACCCATGAACCAGTACAAGCAGGGTGCGCCTGTTTTCGCAGCATATCGCAGATAA